From Xylanibacter oryzae DSM 17970, a single genomic window includes:
- a CDS encoding response regulator transcription factor yields MAKILLVEDEVNIASFIERGLKELGHNVTVANDGEEGWMKAQTDNFEFLILDIIMPKMNGLEMCAKYRAEYGYKTPVIMLTALGTTDDIVKGLKAGADDYLVKPFSFTELEARIEALLRRASDNNTTAELHCADLELNCRNRKATRRGNDIDLTVKEYKLLEYFMTHQNTAISRLTLLKDVWDKNFDTNTNVVDVYVNYLRTKVDKDFDHKLIHTIVGVGYIMSE; encoded by the coding sequence ATGGCGAAAATATTATTGGTGGAAGATGAGGTTAACATTGCCTCATTTATAGAGCGCGGACTGAAGGAGCTTGGGCACAATGTGACTGTAGCTAATGATGGAGAGGAAGGATGGATGAAAGCCCAGACGGACAATTTTGAATTCCTTATCCTCGATATCATAATGCCAAAGATGAATGGCCTGGAGATGTGCGCTAAATATCGTGCCGAATACGGTTACAAAACGCCTGTGATAATGCTCACGGCTCTTGGCACTACTGATGATATCGTTAAAGGTCTAAAAGCCGGCGCAGACGACTATCTGGTTAAGCCTTTCAGTTTTACAGAACTGGAGGCCCGGATAGAAGCTCTGCTGAGGCGTGCATCTGACAATAACACTACTGCCGAACTACATTGTGCTGATCTGGAACTGAATTGCCGCAACAGAAAGGCAACGCGCAGGGGTAACGATATAGACCTAACGGTAAAAGAATATAAACTGCTGGAGTATTTTATGACTCATCAAAATACTGCAATAAGTCGTCTTACCCTACTTAAGGATGTATGGGACAAGAATTTTGACACTAATACCAATGTCGTAGATGTTTATGTAAACTATCTAAGGACAAAGGTGGACAAAGATTTCGATCACAAACTGATACATACGATAGTCGGGGTTGGATATATCATGTCTGAATAA
- a CDS encoding response regulator transcription factor translates to MQRPKIAIIDPNTLAVLGLKTILQNVMPILTVETFGSFAEMEANNADSFFHYFVATNVVLANRPFFTDNRHKTIVLTTSNDPNSQLSDFHCVCINQDEEQLVKSLLFLEQSAHAHGKNLPPVPKVLNAKLLSDREIEVLSLIVEGFINKEIADKLNIGLSTVITHRKNIMDKLGLKSVSALTIYAVMHGYVDINKI, encoded by the coding sequence ATGCAACGTCCTAAAATAGCAATTATAGACCCCAATACTCTAGCAGTGTTGGGGTTGAAAACTATATTGCAGAATGTTATGCCTATACTTACAGTAGAGACATTTGGATCTTTTGCAGAGATGGAGGCAAATAATGCAGACAGTTTTTTTCATTATTTTGTAGCTACAAATGTAGTACTTGCCAACCGTCCGTTCTTTACAGACAATCGTCATAAGACTATTGTGCTCACAACATCTAATGATCCCAACTCACAATTGAGTGATTTTCATTGCGTGTGTATCAATCAAGACGAGGAACAACTCGTCAAGTCTTTACTATTTTTGGAACAGAGTGCCCATGCACACGGCAAAAATCTACCACCTGTACCCAAAGTATTGAATGCAAAATTGCTAAGCGACCGCGAAATAGAAGTCCTTTCGCTTATTGTCGAGGGATTTATAAACAAGGAAATAGCAGACAAGCTCAATATAGGTCTGTCTACTGTCATTACGCATCGTAAGAACATAATGGATAAACTTGGTCTAAAGAGTGTATCCGCACTTACAATATATGCAGTAATGCATGGTTATGTGGATATAAATAAAATCTGA
- a CDS encoding sensor histidine kinase yields the protein MKIGHKIVLFYTCLTFGIAMFIIMVFYVFTSRYIDRVFEANLCEKAYLAAQKHFKADEMNADEYKVIERKYSELLPRASETVMRINGNRKALDDTLNLYLSENEQKEIYNGEPINFSKGVMDGAVLYCPDNQGKFIIIVMAHNKYGYKIQQHTLYLSLILLIISIAITVLMGHLYSGRILRPLKQILEHLKGIRGNDMDVRLKDTGNKDELDGLVHNLNDMLDRISEAFRSEKSFVSAASHELSNPLTAIQGECEITLMKERNQDEYIESLQRIYSESKRMSLLIKHLLFLSRHDDDLTQQESTTIKLNGFLQGLAQSTERVVFSDESKSDVMLDANPYLLQVAIQNFLNNATKYSKKQIDLRLKQTVDKIIIEIEDYGIGIPESEVEHIFQSFYRATNTREYAGNGIGLALSAKILRIYNAEINIDTIEKVHTKFTISFDKG from the coding sequence ATGAAGATAGGTCACAAAATTGTATTATTCTATACTTGCCTTACATTCGGTATAGCCATGTTCATCATTATGGTTTTCTATGTATTCACTTCCAGATACATAGACCGTGTGTTTGAGGCTAATCTTTGCGAAAAGGCATATCTTGCAGCTCAGAAACATTTCAAGGCTGACGAGATGAACGCTGATGAATATAAGGTTATAGAGCGTAAATACAGCGAACTGCTGCCACGTGCCAGTGAAACTGTTATGAGAATAAACGGTAACCGCAAGGCTTTGGATGATACGCTTAACCTTTATCTAAGCGAAAATGAACAAAAGGAAATATACAATGGTGAACCTATCAATTTTTCGAAAGGTGTGATGGACGGTGCCGTACTTTATTGTCCGGATAATCAAGGGAAATTCATAATAATTGTGATGGCCCACAACAAATACGGATATAAGATACAACAGCATACTCTATATCTATCGCTCATACTTCTCATAATAAGTATTGCTATTACTGTTCTAATGGGACATCTATATTCAGGCAGAATACTACGCCCTCTGAAACAGATTCTTGAGCATCTTAAAGGTATAAGGGGTAATGATATGGATGTACGACTAAAGGATACCGGCAATAAGGATGAACTGGATGGACTGGTACACAACCTTAATGATATGCTTGACCGTATCAGCGAAGCGTTCCGCTCTGAGAAATCATTTGTCAGTGCAGCATCGCACGAACTCAGCAATCCACTTACAGCTATACAGGGTGAATGCGAAATTACGCTTATGAAAGAGCGTAACCAAGACGAATATATTGAGTCTCTACAAAGGATATATTCGGAAAGTAAACGTATGTCTCTGCTTATTAAACATCTACTGTTCCTGTCTAGACATGATGATGATCTTACTCAACAGGAATCTACGACAATAAAGTTGAATGGTTTTCTGCAAGGTTTGGCCCAGTCAACCGAACGTGTAGTTTTCTCTGATGAGTCTAAATCAGACGTAATGCTTGATGCCAATCCATATCTGTTGCAGGTAGCTATACAGAATTTTCTGAATAACGCGACAAAATATTCTAAAAAACAGATAGACTTGCGTCTCAAACAGACTGTTGACAAGATTATAATAGAAATAGAAGATTATGGCATCGGTATACCTGAGTCGGAGGTTGAACATATTTTCCAGTCTTTCTATCGTGCCACTAACACTCGCGAATATGCGGGAAATGGCATAGGTCTGGCTCTCTCTGCTAAAATTCTCAGGATATACAATGCGGAGATAAATATTGATACTATTGAGAAAGTTCATACCAAGTTCACTATTTCATTTGATAAAGGTTAG
- the nrdD gene encoding anaerobic ribonucleoside-triphosphate reductase: protein MEIKNFTITKRDGSSDRFSLDKIMNAIIKAFESVDEPIDLGCISKILSHLDIKEGIKVEDIQNEVEEALMREGYYKVAKSFMLYRQRHTEDRETMEKLNFLADYCEAANAATGSKYDANANVEHKNIATLIGELPKSNFIRLNRRLLTDRIKKMYGKELSDNYIHLLTHHFIYKNDETSLANYCASITMYPWLIGGTSAIGGNSSAPTNLKSFCGGFVNMVFMVSSMLSGACATPEFLMYLNYFIGLEYGKEYYNETDKVVDLSLKQRTMDKVITDCFEQIVYSINQPTGARNYQAVFWNISYYDQYYFHSLFDNFYFPDGSQPDWNGLSWLQKRFMKWFNHERTKAVLTFPVETMALLSKDGDTMDKDWGDFTAEMYSEGHSFFTYLSDNADSLSSCCRLRNEIQDNGFSYTLGAGGVSTGSKSVLTINLNRCIQYAVNNKMDYKETLSNIVDLCHKVQMAYNENLKELQAHGMLPLFDAGYINMSRQYLTIGVNGLVEAAEFMGLKINDNPDYLKFVQTVLGIVEKYNKQYRTKEVMFNCEMIPAENVGVKHAKWDKEDGYLVPRDCYNSYFYVVEDDSLNIIDKFKLHGAPYIQHLTGGSALHMNLEEHLSKAQYRQLLKVAAKEGCNYFTFNIPNTICNECGYIDKRYLHECPKCHSKNVDYMTRIIGYLKRVSNFSEARQQEASRRYYAEKTQA, encoded by the coding sequence ATGGAAATAAAAAACTTCACCATTACGAAAAGAGACGGGTCTTCAGACCGCTTCTCGTTAGACAAGATTATGAATGCTATAATCAAAGCATTTGAATCAGTTGATGAACCTATAGATCTTGGTTGTATATCTAAGATACTCAGTCATTTAGACATTAAGGAGGGTATAAAGGTAGAAGATATTCAGAATGAGGTTGAAGAGGCTCTTATGCGCGAAGGTTATTATAAGGTAGCAAAGAGTTTTATGCTGTATCGACAGCGTCATACTGAAGACCGTGAGACAATGGAGAAGTTGAACTTTTTGGCAGACTATTGTGAAGCAGCTAATGCAGCAACTGGTTCAAAGTATGATGCCAATGCTAATGTCGAACACAAAAATATTGCAACTTTGATAGGAGAATTGCCTAAGTCAAACTTTATCCGCCTTAACCGTCGTCTGCTTACAGACCGTATCAAAAAAATGTATGGTAAAGAATTGTCTGATAATTATATTCACTTGCTTACACATCATTTTATATATAAGAATGACGAGACCAGTCTTGCCAATTATTGTGCATCAATAACAATGTATCCATGGTTGATAGGTGGAACTTCTGCTATCGGTGGTAATTCTTCGGCTCCTACAAATCTGAAGTCTTTCTGTGGTGGCTTTGTAAATATGGTGTTTATGGTTTCAAGTATGCTTAGTGGAGCATGTGCCACACCTGAGTTCCTCATGTATCTGAATTATTTTATCGGTCTTGAATATGGCAAGGAATATTATAATGAAACAGATAAAGTGGTAGACCTATCACTGAAGCAGCGTACGATGGATAAAGTAATTACCGATTGTTTTGAGCAGATTGTATATAGTATCAATCAGCCTACAGGTGCGCGTAACTATCAGGCTGTATTCTGGAACATTTCTTATTACGACCAGTATTATTTCCATAGCCTGTTTGACAACTTTTATTTTCCTGACGGTAGTCAACCCGACTGGAACGGTCTTTCATGGTTGCAGAAACGATTCATGAAGTGGTTCAATCATGAGCGTACAAAGGCTGTACTAACATTCCCGGTAGAAACTATGGCGTTATTGTCTAAGGATGGTGATACTATGGATAAAGATTGGGGCGATTTCACAGCAGAGATGTATTCAGAAGGCCATTCATTCTTTACTTATCTTAGTGACAATGCCGATTCTCTGAGTAGCTGTTGTCGTCTACGTAACGAGATTCAGGACAATGGATTTAGTTACACATTGGGCGCAGGAGGTGTAAGCACCGGTTCAAAGAGTGTGCTTACTATTAATCTTAACCGTTGTATACAGTATGCGGTAAACAACAAGATGGATTATAAGGAAACCTTGAGCAATATCGTAGACCTTTGCCATAAGGTTCAGATGGCTTACAATGAAAATCTTAAAGAACTTCAGGCTCATGGTATGCTTCCTTTGTTTGATGCTGGTTATATTAACATGAGTCGTCAATATCTTACAATAGGAGTAAATGGACTTGTTGAGGCTGCAGAATTCATGGGACTTAAGATAAATGATAATCCTGATTATCTGAAGTTTGTGCAGACAGTATTGGGTATTGTCGAGAAATACAACAAGCAGTACCGTACTAAAGAAGTTATGTTCAACTGCGAGATGATACCGGCAGAAAATGTAGGTGTAAAACATGCAAAATGGGATAAAGAGGATGGTTATTTAGTTCCGCGCGACTGTTACAATAGCTATTTCTATGTTGTAGAAGACGACTCCCTTAATATAATAGATAAGTTTAAGCTACACGGAGCACCATATATCCAGCACCTTACAGGTGGCAGCGCACTACATATGAACCTGGAAGAGCATCTTAGTAAGGCGCAGTATCGTCAGTTGCTAAAGGTCGCAGCCAAAGAAGGATGTAATTACTTCACATTCAATATACCTAATACGATTTGTAATGAATGTGGATATATAGACAAACGTTATTTGCATGAATGTCCAAAATGTCACAGCAAGAACGTTGATTATATGACACGTATTATAGGCTATCTTAAACGTGTAAGCAATTTCTCTGAAGCACGCCAGCAAGAAGCTAGCCGTCGTTATTATGCAGAAAAAACTCAGGCGTAA
- a CDS encoding TolC family protein — translation MKKLHILYTVLVSALIMTSCKTPQATNMTDHIKLQLPSKFQKDSVAGTTATITPWRQFFSDPALASLIDTALVNNQDLRITIQQIAIAKSGVLLQQGLMIPTVSGGGSVGVSKAGRYTSEGAGNATTEIKPGKSMPEPLMDYQIGATADWEVDLWHKLSSSKHAAVEHYLATVDGRNAVLSSLISQVASNYYELLALDNKLDLIHQYIDLQKKAVEIAKIQKKADADTELAVEKFEAELAKARADEYTLKQQITESENSLNLLLGRYPTKIDRNKDAFLSTNLQKVMTGIPSELLTNRPDIRQAEHELASAKWSVDAARKEFLPSLNISASLGLDAFNPTYLTKLPKSLAFSVLGGLTGPLINKKAIQANFQSADAQQIEALYEYDKTLLTAYSEVCTLMSKIDNLDKYYQLKEEESQKLDKSINIARMLYMNSRCTYLDVLMDERDALDAKMELLDAKAQQLSSMVDVYRSLGGGQSPAQE, via the coding sequence ATGAAAAAGTTACATATCCTATATACGGTATTGGTGTCTGCGCTCATCATGACGAGTTGCAAGACACCACAGGCAACCAATATGACAGACCATATTAAGTTGCAATTGCCTTCAAAATTTCAGAAGGATAGTGTAGCTGGCACTACTGCCACTATAACACCTTGGAGACAGTTCTTTTCTGATCCTGCATTGGCTTCGCTAATTGATACTGCTTTGGTAAACAATCAGGATTTGCGTATTACTATTCAACAGATAGCTATCGCCAAGAGCGGCGTGCTTCTTCAGCAGGGACTGATGATACCTACTGTATCTGGTGGTGGAAGTGTTGGTGTATCAAAGGCTGGTCGATACACTAGTGAAGGTGCTGGTAATGCGACAACAGAGATTAAACCAGGTAAATCAATGCCAGAGCCATTGATGGATTATCAGATTGGTGCTACTGCTGATTGGGAAGTTGACTTATGGCATAAACTGAGTTCAAGTAAGCATGCTGCTGTTGAGCATTATCTTGCTACCGTAGATGGACGCAATGCTGTATTATCATCTCTTATTTCTCAGGTGGCTTCAAACTATTATGAGTTGCTTGCGCTAGATAATAAACTGGATTTAATTCACCAGTATATTGACTTGCAGAAGAAGGCTGTTGAAATAGCAAAGATTCAGAAGAAAGCTGATGCCGATACAGAACTTGCTGTAGAGAAATTTGAGGCTGAACTTGCCAAGGCTCGTGCCGATGAATACACATTGAAGCAGCAGATTACTGAGAGTGAAAACAGTCTCAATTTACTGCTTGGCAGATATCCTACAAAGATAGATAGAAATAAGGATGCTTTTCTTTCAACAAATCTGCAAAAGGTTATGACAGGAATACCTTCTGAACTTCTTACAAATAGACCTGACATTAGACAGGCAGAACATGAATTGGCTTCGGCAAAATGGAGTGTAGATGCGGCAAGAAAGGAATTTCTTCCATCATTAAATATTTCAGCCTCACTAGGTTTGGATGCATTTAATCCTACATATCTCACAAAACTTCCTAAGTCTTTGGCCTTTAGTGTGCTAGGTGGACTTACTGGTCCGCTAATTAATAAAAAGGCTATTCAGGCAAACTTCCAGTCTGCTGATGCACAACAGATAGAGGCTCTTTATGAATATGACAAGACTCTACTCACTGCATATTCAGAAGTATGTACGCTGATGTCGAAGATAGACAACTTGGATAAATATTACCAATTGAAGGAAGAAGAATCACAGAAACTCGACAAATCAATAAATATAGCCCGTATGTTGTATATGAATAGTCGCTGTACATATCTGGATGTATTAATGGATGAACGTGATGCTTTGGACGCAAAAATGGAACTCCTAGATGCTAAGGCACAACAACTTTCAAGTATGGTTGATGTATATCGTAGTTTGGGTGGTGGACAGAGCCCTGCTCAGGAATAG
- the nrdG gene encoding anaerobic ribonucleoside-triphosphate reductase activating protein → MLNYVNTGIVFQEIPDEVTLSINISNCPCHCPGCHSQYLWENIGDQLTSMTIDSFISQYGNDITCICFMGGDAEPSYVNTLARYIHREHPKYRVAWYSGRQHIPQSVKKSDFDYIKVGPYIEHLGCLKEKTTNQRLYKHAVGDDFTDITPRFWKK, encoded by the coding sequence ATGTTGAATTACGTAAATACAGGAATCGTTTTCCAGGAAATACCGGATGAGGTTACACTCTCTATAAACATTTCCAATTGCCCATGCCATTGTCCTGGTTGTCATAGCCAGTATTTATGGGAGAATATAGGCGATCAACTTACGTCCATGACCATAGATAGTTTTATTAGTCAGTATGGTAATGATATTACATGTATATGTTTTATGGGTGGTGATGCAGAACCGTCTTATGTTAATACCCTGGCTAGGTATATCCATCGTGAGCATCCCAAGTATCGGGTGGCATGGTACAGCGGCAGACAGCACATACCACAGAGTGTGAAAAAGTCGGATTTTGATTATATTAAGGTCGGACCGTATATCGAACATCTTGGTTGTCTTAAAGAAAAAACAACCAATCAACGTCTTTATAAGCATGCGGTAGGTGATGATTTTACAGATATTACACCAAGATTTTGGAAAAAATAA